One Acetobacter ghanensis DNA window includes the following coding sequences:
- a CDS encoding efflux transporter outer membrane subunit yields MAVAATQALSACTMIPKYTRPKPPLASAWPDYAQTGDSLLPKVAADIGWREFFVDPRLQALITIALRENRDLRTSAANIATAQGEYDVQHAGLFPTISATGGPMYQAPSDAAGLSFAPGLDTDKTGTGMARNPFRYYSGGIGFSSYEIDLFGRIRSLTKEAAERALYQQENMRGMVISIVSQVAMAYITWLGDRDTQALAERTLASQQDSLRLTQDKYNHGEENLLTVRQLETQVQQSATLLTDSRRKVEQDENLITLLIGSPIPQNLPDPLPLGKQSVLADLPAGLPSDLLTRRPDIEAAEHDLLASQASIGAARAAFFPRLTLTATDGVSSLQFHKLFTAAATTWGLNPSLQIPLWTWGMNSGNLKVAKATRNAKVATYEKTVQTAFREVADALAARKAYLDEKRQMDDLVSASADAYRLAKLRYETGTDSYLTTLDSQRYYLQAQQSQINVAVAKYQNLVTIYRAMGGGWKENSTTTSDTQPSRVINPTPQKAG; encoded by the coding sequence ATGGCCGTGGCAGCAACACAGGCCCTGTCGGCCTGCACCATGATACCCAAATACACACGGCCCAAGCCACCGTTGGCCTCCGCATGGCCCGACTATGCCCAAACGGGGGATAGCCTACTGCCAAAAGTGGCGGCCGATATTGGCTGGCGCGAGTTCTTTGTGGACCCGCGCCTGCAAGCCCTGATCACCATTGCCCTGCGTGAAAACCGGGATCTGCGCACATCCGCCGCCAACATTGCCACGGCACAGGGCGAGTATGATGTGCAACATGCGGGCCTGTTCCCCACCATTTCGGCCACAGGTGGGCCGATGTATCAGGCCCCATCCGATGCCGCAGGTCTAAGCTTTGCTCCTGGGCTGGATACCGACAAAACCGGCACAGGCATGGCGCGTAACCCGTTCCGCTACTATTCTGGCGGAATTGGTTTTTCGTCCTACGAGATCGACCTGTTCGGCCGCATCCGCTCTCTTACAAAAGAAGCAGCGGAACGCGCCCTCTACCAGCAGGAAAACATGCGGGGGATGGTCATCAGCATCGTCTCGCAGGTTGCCATGGCCTATATTACGTGGCTGGGGGACAGGGACACGCAGGCACTGGCCGAGCGAACACTGGCCAGCCAGCAGGACAGCCTGAGGCTGACTCAGGATAAATACAACCATGGTGAGGAAAACCTGCTGACTGTCCGACAGTTGGAAACACAGGTGCAGCAAAGCGCAACCCTGCTGACTGACTCCCGCCGCAAGGTCGAGCAGGACGAAAACCTGATAACCCTGCTTATCGGGTCGCCCATCCCGCAAAATCTGCCCGATCCTCTACCGTTGGGCAAACAGTCTGTTCTGGCAGATCTGCCGGCTGGCCTGCCATCCGACCTGCTAACCCGCAGACCGGATATTGAAGCCGCCGAGCATGACCTTCTGGCATCTCAGGCTAGCATCGGGGCGGCCCGTGCGGCTTTCTTCCCCCGTCTTACGCTCACCGCAACAGACGGCGTTTCCAGCCTGCAGTTTCATAAGCTGTTTACGGCTGCCGCCACCACATGGGGGCTTAACCCCAGCCTACAGATCCCACTTTGGACGTGGGGGATGAACAGCGGCAACCTTAAAGTGGCCAAGGCAACCCGTAACGCCAAGGTCGCCACCTACGAAAAAACAGTGCAGACAGCCTTCCGCGAGGTCGCAGATGCCCTTGCGGCCCGCAAAGCCTATCTGGACGAAAAAAGACAGATGGACGATCTGGTCAGTGCATCGGCGGATGCTTACCGGCTTGCAAAACTTCGTTATGAAACAGGGACTGATTCCTACCTGACCACTCTGGACTCTCAGCGTTACTACCTTCAGGCGCAACAGTCGCAGATTAATGTCGCCGTCGCAAAATATCAGAACCTTGTCACAATCTACCGTGCCATGGGTGGCGGTTGGAAAGAAAACTCCACCACCACATCAGACACACAGCCCAGCCGGGTAATAAATCCCACTCCGCAAAAAGCTGGGTAA
- a CDS encoding efflux RND transporter permease subunit, translated as MSLSRFFINRPIFAWVISLIIMLFGGLSILRLPIAQYPSIAPPQIAITVTYPGASADTVNDTVVRPILQQMFGLDHLEYISAQSYASGQMEIDLTFEQGTNPDIAQVQVQNKLQLAQPKLPQEVTAQGLSITKAVKNFMLVLAFISTNNSMTGSDIADYVASNISDPLSRVTGVGDHTLFGSEYAMRIWMDPNKLFNYGLTVRDVETAIQTQNIQVSSGELGGLPANKDIRLDATIIGPTRLTSAPEFEKILLKVQPDGSQVRIKDVAKVELGPQTYNTSSYYNNHPASGMALKLAPGANQISTESAVRAKIAELEQFFPPGLKTVYPLDTEPFITLSIEEVVITLLEAIGLVFLVMLVFLQNFRATLIPTIAVPVVLLGTFGLLNIFGFSINTLTMLAMVLAVGLLVDDAIVVVENVERVMSEKKLSPIEAARVSMDEISGALVGIVLVLTAVFLPMAAFSGSVGVIYRQFSITIVSAMWLSVLVAMVLTPALCATMLKPGTHEKTTGLAGWFNRNFNRLTTGYLNGVRKLISSTALSIISFVLISALAGYLFTRLPSGFLPDEDQGLIFGQVTMPPNTPMEQTTKLNREITDYILQSEKGLVESVYAISGFNFAGQGQNSGAFFIRLTDWKNRPLASQTSAAIARRIMMHYWFDPRAQIFAINPPAVLELGNATGFDLELEDRAHLGHQQLLAARNMVLGLASQDPRLMAVRPNGMEDASQYHLDIDREKANALGITIDDINTTIEGALGSIYVNQFTRNDRVKQVYIQGNPDSRMLPQDLDKWYIRTNTNTLAPLNAFIRGYWLTGPQKVEDYNGFNSYEILGQPAAGYSSGDAIAAIKAILSKLPEGIGFEWTGLSFEEISSGSSTGPLYALASIVILLCLAALYESWAIPFAVMLVIPLGVLGSIAATLWRNMSNDVYFQVGLLTTVGLAVKNAILIVEFAKAAFERGESLEDAVITAARERLRPILMTSIAFVVGVFPLAITTGAGSASRVAIGTAVVGGMATATLLAIYFVPVFFVLVLRVFHVKRQSEREQATPPAQTATGNE; from the coding sequence ATGTCTCTTTCGCGGTTCTTTATCAACCGACCCATTTTTGCGTGGGTGATCAGCCTGATCATCATGCTGTTTGGCGGGCTGTCCATCCTGCGGCTGCCTATTGCCCAGTATCCCAGCATCGCCCCACCGCAGATCGCCATTACCGTCACCTACCCCGGTGCTTCGGCCGATACGGTGAACGATACGGTCGTGCGCCCCATACTCCAGCAGATGTTTGGTCTGGATCATCTGGAATATATTTCGGCCCAGTCCTACGCCTCCGGGCAGATGGAAATTGACCTGACCTTTGAGCAGGGCACAAACCCTGACATTGCTCAGGTGCAGGTGCAGAACAAGCTCCAGCTTGCCCAGCCCAAACTGCCGCAGGAAGTCACCGCGCAGGGTCTGAGCATTACAAAAGCCGTCAAGAACTTCATGCTGGTTCTGGCGTTTATCTCCACCAACAACAGCATGACCGGCTCCGACATTGCCGATTATGTGGCTTCCAATATTTCTGACCCGCTCAGCCGCGTAACCGGCGTTGGGGACCACACGCTGTTTGGTTCCGAATACGCCATGCGCATCTGGATGGACCCTAACAAGCTGTTCAACTACGGCCTGACCGTTCGGGACGTGGAAACAGCTATTCAGACCCAGAACATTCAGGTTTCCTCCGGGGAACTGGGAGGGCTGCCGGCCAACAAGGACATCCGGCTGGATGCCACAATTATTGGCCCAACCCGCCTGACCTCGGCCCCCGAATTTGAAAAAATCCTGCTCAAGGTCCAGCCCGACGGGTCTCAGGTCCGCATCAAGGATGTGGCCAAAGTGGAACTGGGGCCACAGACCTACAACACGTCCTCTTACTACAATAACCACCCCGCATCGGGTATGGCGCTCAAGCTGGCACCGGGTGCGAACCAGATTTCCACCGAATCTGCCGTACGTGCCAAAATTGCGGAACTAGAGCAGTTCTTCCCACCGGGCCTGAAAACTGTTTACCCGCTAGACACGGAACCGTTCATCACCCTCTCCATTGAAGAAGTGGTCATCACCCTTCTGGAAGCCATCGGACTGGTCTTTCTGGTCATGCTGGTGTTCCTCCAGAACTTCCGGGCGACCCTTATTCCCACCATTGCCGTGCCGGTGGTGCTGCTGGGCACCTTTGGCCTACTCAACATTTTTGGCTTTTCCATCAACACCCTGACCATGCTTGCCATGGTGCTGGCCGTGGGGCTGCTGGTGGATGACGCCATTGTGGTGGTGGAAAACGTTGAACGCGTGATGTCGGAGAAAAAGCTTTCTCCCATCGAGGCGGCTCGCGTCTCCATGGACGAAATTTCCGGCGCGCTGGTTGGCATTGTGCTGGTGCTGACGGCCGTCTTCCTGCCCATGGCGGCTTTTTCCGGCTCCGTTGGGGTGATTTACCGCCAGTTCTCCATCACCATTGTTTCAGCCATGTGGCTGTCGGTTCTGGTCGCCATGGTGCTCACACCCGCCCTGTGCGCCACCATGCTCAAACCCGGCACGCATGAAAAAACAACCGGGCTTGCAGGCTGGTTTAACCGCAACTTCAACCGGCTGACCACAGGCTACCTGAATGGCGTGCGTAAGCTGATCTCCTCCACCGCGCTGTCCATCATCAGCTTTGTTCTGATCAGCGCGCTGGCGGGCTATCTGTTTACCCGCCTGCCCAGCGGCTTTTTGCCTGATGAAGATCAGGGGCTGATCTTTGGTCAGGTCACCATGCCGCCCAACACCCCCATGGAGCAGACCACAAAGCTGAACCGTGAGATTACGGACTACATTCTTCAGTCCGAAAAAGGGCTTGTTGAATCCGTCTATGCCATTAGCGGGTTTAACTTTGCGGGTCAGGGCCAGAACTCCGGTGCGTTCTTCATCCGCCTCACAGACTGGAAAAACCGCCCTCTGGCATCGCAGACATCAGCCGCCATCGCACGGCGGATCATGATGCATTACTGGTTTGACCCACGCGCCCAGATTTTTGCCATCAACCCACCTGCGGTACTGGAACTGGGGAACGCCACCGGGTTTGACCTTGAGCTGGAAGACCGCGCCCACCTTGGCCACCAGCAGTTGCTGGCAGCCCGAAACATGGTGCTGGGCCTTGCCAGCCAAGACCCGCGCCTGATGGCCGTGCGCCCCAACGGCATGGAAGATGCCTCGCAGTATCACCTTGATATTGACCGCGAAAAAGCCAACGCGCTGGGCATTACGATTGATGACATCAACACAACAATCGAAGGCGCTCTGGGGTCGATCTATGTCAACCAATTCACCCGGAATGACCGCGTTAAACAGGTTTACATTCAGGGTAACCCGGATTCCCGCATGTTGCCGCAGGATCTGGACAAATGGTACATCCGCACCAACACCAACACGCTGGCCCCTCTTAACGCCTTTATCCGCGGTTACTGGCTGACTGGTCCGCAAAAGGTTGAGGATTACAACGGCTTTAACTCCTACGAAATTCTGGGCCAGCCTGCCGCTGGCTACAGCTCGGGGGATGCCATTGCCGCCATCAAGGCCATTCTGAGCAAACTGCCCGAAGGCATCGGGTTTGAATGGACCGGCCTGTCCTTTGAGGAAATCTCCTCCGGCTCATCCACTGGCCCGCTTTATGCGCTGGCAAGTATTGTTATCCTGCTGTGCCTTGCCGCTCTTTACGAAAGCTGGGCCATTCCATTTGCGGTTATGCTCGTTATTCCGCTGGGGGTATTGGGGTCCATTGCCGCAACCCTGTGGCGGAACATGAGCAACGACGTGTATTTTCAGGTCGGGCTGCTCACCACCGTTGGTCTGGCGGTTAAAAACGCCATTCTGATTGTGGAGTTTGCCAAAGCCGCCTTTGAACGTGGAGAATCTTTGGAGGACGCGGTTATTACCGCAGCGCGTGAGCGCCTGCGCCCCATCCTCATGACCTCCATTGCCTTTGTGGTCGGGGTGTTCCCACTGGCCATTACCACAGGTGCCGGGTCCGCCTCCCGCGTGGCCATTGGCACGGCCGTGGTCGGGGGTATGGCCACCGCAACCCTCCTGGCCATCTACTTTGTGCCTGTCTTTTTTGTTCTGGTTCTGCGTGTGTTTCACGTCAAACGTCAGAGCGAACGAGAACAGGCCACACCTCCAGCCCAGACCGCAACCGGGAACGAATAA